The Pseudomonas sp. B21-023 genomic interval GCAAGCAGCATTTCCGTGCTTACTACGCCAAGATCATGGCCTGGCTGAAAGAGGTTGATCAGGTTGTGGTAACTGCAGATGCCGAGCATCGATGGCTAACGCACGACATGCAGCAGGATCTCCTCTCGAAAAGGAATGCCCTGGGGATCGACGCTGCGAAGCTCAAAGCGTTGTTCGATTCTCCTGTCATCCAGGTGGCGTTGGGGGATAATAAGCCGCGAGTGCAAGGGCGGTTGCGGCAATGGTCTCAGGACTGGCCTGAGCACTGGAAAGCTCGAAACCAGGTTCACATGATCCGCGAGCTGGATGCATGTTCGCACCTGCTCGATCACGTCGAGTCCCGGGAGCTCAATGATGAGCAAGCAAAAGCCGTAGTCTGCTTTGACAACCGGGTTCAGCTGATTGCCTCCGCCGGCTCTGGCAAAACCTCAACGATGGTTGCCAAGGCGATTTACGCAGTTCATCGCGGTTTCGTAGCGCCATCCGAGATCATCATGCTGGCCTTCAACAAGGATGCCGCACAGGAACTGCAGGAAAGGGGTGCTCAGTCACTCGCAAGGCTTGGGATGGCCGGAGTCACGATCAACGCACTGACGTTCCACTCCCTGGGCCTGAAAATCATTGGCGGCGCGACGGGCAAGAAGCCGAGTGTTCCCAAGTGGGCCACCAGAGCGGATCTCGGGCTGGAGAAGCTTGGGGTGATCGTCGACACGCTCAAGGACAGTTCAGGTGAGTTCCGCACCAAGTGGGATCTTTTTCGCCTGGTCTTCGGGCGGGATCACTCCACCGCGCCGTTAAGAGATGTGGCGGAGGCTTTCGACCGAGAAGGGGAAGCTCGGCTGATCACACTCAATGGCGAGCATGTCGCAAGCCAAGAAGAGCGATTGATTGCCAACTGGTTGTTCTACAACGGTGTCGAATACGCCTATGAGCGCCCCTACGAGCACGATACAGCTACCGCCGAGCACAGGCAGTATGTGCCCGATTTTTACTACCCAGAGCTGAATCTCTATCACGAGCATTTCGCCTTCGACGCAGACGGCCAAGCGCCCGCACATTTTGAGAATTATGCGGAAGGTGCCGACTGGAAGCGAAAGACGCATGCAAGCTACGGCACCCAGCTTATCGAATCGACCTCCCATCAATTGCGGACGGGTGAGATCTTCGAGCACCTCGCACAAGAGCTGGCATCGCGTGGTGTTGTACTAGATCCAAACCCAGACCGCCCGATCCCGGATTCCGGCCTGGTGCCCCTGGATCACATTGACCTGGTGAAGGTGCTCCGAGCGTTCATTTCGCACTATAAGAGCAACAGCCTGACGGCGGACAACCTGCACGAACGCTATGACGCTCTCCCGCTCAGCGTCTTCAAGTTCCGGTACAAGATGTTCCTGGAGCTCGCTATCCCGGTGATTGAAGGGTGGGATGCCGCCTTGAAAGCAGATGGCGGTATTGATTTTGAGGACATGATCAACATGGCAGCAGACTGCCTTGAGCGTGGCTACCAGTCGCCATATCGTTTGGTCATGGCCGACGAGTACCAGGACGCATCACGCGCGCGTGCGCGGCTCTGCCGAGCCTTGGTTCAGGAGCCCCACAGTCACCTGTTCGCTGTAGGCGATGACTGGCAGTCGATCAACCGGTTCGCTGGCGCCGATGTCAGTGTCATGACAGGGTTCGTCGACTGGTACGGCCACGGTGAGGTATTCCGATTAGAGAAGACTTACCGATGCCCTCAGGCCATCTGCGATGCGTCCAGCCAGT includes:
- a CDS encoding UvrD-helicase domain-containing protein translates to MEWQPSFLSRLFRRAASWRLTIENDELSVTLNDQTYPIPLEAFSSLRFHERLLWTNVTVWIGHEVKLVGLSHAARSNLDHQLRAVTSKQHFRAYYAKIMAWLKEVDQVVVTADAEHRWLTHDMQQDLLSKRNALGIDAAKLKALFDSPVIQVALGDNKPRVQGRLRQWSQDWPEHWKARNQVHMIRELDACSHLLDHVESRELNDEQAKAVVCFDNRVQLIASAGSGKTSTMVAKAIYAVHRGFVAPSEIIMLAFNKDAAQELQERGAQSLARLGMAGVTINALTFHSLGLKIIGGATGKKPSVPKWATRADLGLEKLGVIVDTLKDSSGEFRTKWDLFRLVFGRDHSTAPLRDVAEAFDREGEARLITLNGEHVASQEERLIANWLFYNGVEYAYERPYEHDTATAEHRQYVPDFYYPELNLYHEHFAFDADGQAPAHFENYAEGADWKRKTHASYGTQLIESTSHQLRTGEIFEHLAQELASRGVVLDPNPDRPIPDSGLVPLDHIDLVKVLRAFISHYKSNSLTADNLHERYDALPLSVFKFRYKMFLELAIPVIEGWDAALKADGGIDFEDMINMAADCLERGYQSPYRLVMADEYQDASRARARLCRALVQEPHSHLFAVGDDWQSINRFAGADVSVMTGFVDWYGHGEVFRLEKTYRCPQAICDASSQFVAKNPAQLQKTVISVTEPVGPAFQAFQLSSRDQVRDGLRQYLDDLYKQLSTGVIPGASGRLISIFVLGRYKSDAQFIPQGWEQRYGNKLEIRFKTIHTSKGDQADYVLIPGMMVGGFPSLKGDDPVFGLVMPEGDTYLYGEERRLFYVALTRARRSVAMFTVTARNSPFLTELVKDGVVVVTDIKGEPIREERCPVCQHGVVLQRTGKFGDFKSCSSFPRCKYKPEKPRRQGGLQKKFTRQR